The DNA sequence CGCTTAGATGAGATTGGTCAGGCTATTAGTAAGGGGGAAGAAGAGCAGATTTGGAACTTTTTCAACCAAGCACGTGAGCAACGTCAGGCCATGGAAATCCATAAACGTGGTGGTGTGGATAGTTCTTATGACCTCTATGTCGATGTTCCCGATGAAGAAGATGTCATCTTGCGGATTTTGGAATTGCTTCGTGGAACTTCTTTGGTTAATATCCACATCAACGAAGAAAACCGTGAGGATGTTCACGGGATTCTACAAATTTCATTTAAAAATGCTCAAGATTTAGAACGAGCTGAGCGCTTAATTACAGAAAATACAGACTACACAGTCGTCATCAAATAAGGAGAAAATCATGTCAAATATTTACGATAGTGCAAATGAACTCAGTCGTGGGTTACGCGAATTACCAGAATACAAGGCGGTCAAGGCAGCAAAAGATGCCATCCAAGCTGATGAACAAGCTAGCAAGATTTTTGCAGACTATCTCGCTTTCCAGCAAGAAATCCAAGTCATGGCGCAAACTGGACAAATGCCAGACGCCTCTTTCCAAGAAAAGATGCAGTCTTTCAGTAAGCAAATCCAAGAGAACGCTCTTTTGTCAGATTTCTTTGCCAAACAGCAACAATTGTCCATTTACCTTTCGGACATTGAAAAAATTGTCTTTGAACCTGTTTCAGAATTATTAAAATAGTATTTTATCTGTATAAAAGCCAGAAATTTCAGGAATTTCTGGCTTTTTTGTGATAAAATAAGAAAAAGTATTGCAAGTATGAGGTCAACTATGAAACTAAAAACAAACATTCGCCACTTACATGGCAGTATCCGGGTTCCAGGTGACAAGTCTATCAGCCACCGTTCAATTATTTTTGGAAGTTTGGCTGAGGGAGAGACCAAGGTTTATGATATTCTGCGTGGAGAGGATGTGCTCTCAACCATGCAGGTCTTTCGTGACCTTGGTGTTGAAATTGAGGACAAAGATGGGGTTATTACCATTCAGGGTGTGGGCATGGATGGCTTAAAAGCTCCTCAAGATGCTCTTGATATGGGTAATTCTGGTACCTCGATTCGCCTGATCTCAGGTGTCCTTGCTGGTGCAGACTTTGAAGTAGAGATGTTTGGAGATGATAGTCTTTCCAAACGTCCTATGGATCGTGTGACGATTCCATTGAAAAAAATGGGCGTTAGTATTTCAGGGCAAACTGAGCGAGACCTGCCTCCTCTTCGCCTCAAAGGAACAAAAAATCTAACACCTATTCACTATGAGTTGCCAATCGCCTCTGCTCAAGTTAAGTCTGCCTTGATATTTGCAGGCTTGCAGGCTCAGGGGGAGTCCGTTATTATCGAGAAAGAATGTACTCGCAACCACACCGAAGATATGCTACAGCAATTTGGTGGTCATTTAAGTGTGGATGGCAAAAAAATCACAGTTCAAGGACCACAAAAACTGATCGGACAAAAGGTAGTTGTTCCAGGAGATATTTCCAGTGCAGCCTTTTGGTTGGTCGCAGGTTTGATTGTTCCAAACTCTCGTGTGGTGCTGCAGAATGTGGGCATCAATGAAACGCGTACAGGTATTATTGATATCATTCGTGCCATGGGAGGAAAACTAGAAATAACTGAAATCGATCCAGTCGCTAAATCAGCAACCTTGACTGTCGAGTCTTCAGACCTGAAAGGAACAGAGATTGGTGGATCCTTGATTCCACGTTTGATTGATGAATTGCCTATTATTGCCCTTCTAGCGACGCAAGCCCAAGGTGTAACAGTTATTAAGGATGCTGAGGAACTCAAGGTTAAGGAAACCGACCGCATTCAGGTGGTGGCAGATGCTTTAAATAGCATGGGGACGGATATCACTCCTACAGCAGATGGGATGATTATCAAAGGGAAATCAAGACTTCATGGCGCTAGAGTCAATACGTTTGGTGACCACCGAATTGGAATGATGACAGCTATCGCAGCCCTCTTGGTTGCTGATGGAGAAGTGGAACTTGACCGTGCTGAAGCCATCAATACCAGCTATCCTAGCTTCTTTGATGATTTGGAGAGCTTGATTCATGGCTAAGGTGTTATTAGGCTTTATGGGGGCTGGCAAATCGACTATTGCAAGAGGATTGGACCCAGACTACATCGATATGGATGCCTTAATCGAGGAACGTTTGGGCATGTCCATTGCGGATTTCTTCGCTGAAAAAGGAGAAGTGGCCTTTCGTCAAGTAGAGTCAGAAGTCCTAGCTGACTTACTAAAAACGGACCGAGTTGTGTCAACTGGCGGAGGAGTTGTCATTTCTCAGAGAAATCGCGACTTGCTCAAGACCAATCCTGATAACATCTATCTAAAAGCAGATTTTGAAACTCTCTATCAGCGTATCTCGGCTGATAGGGACAACCAGCGCCCGCTTTTTCTCAACAAAAGTAAAGAAGAACTAGCCAGTATTTTCCATGAAAGACAAGCTTGGTATGAGGAAGTAGCCAGTCGGGTTCTGGATGTGACCAAGTTAAGCCCAGAGGAAATTATAGAGGAACTGAGATGAAAATTGCCTATCTAGGTCCTAAGGGATCTTTTTCGCATCATGTTGTGCAGACAGCTTTTCCTCATGAGGAATTGCAGGCTTTTGCTAATATCACAGATGTTATCAAGGCCTATGAACAGGGCTTAGTGGACTATTCTGTGGTGCCAGTTGAAAATTCTATCGAGGGTAGTGTTCATGAAACCTTGGATTACCTTTTTCATCAGGCTCGTATCCAAGCAGTTGCAGAAATCGTCCAGCCTATTCACCAGCAGTTGATGGTGGTTCCAGGTTACTCAAAAATTGAGAAAATCTTTTCTCATCCTCAGGCTCTGGCTCAAGGAAAGAGGTTCATTGATGCACACTATCCAGATGCTAAAATAGAGGTAACCGCTAGTACTGCCTATGCAGCTC is a window from the Streptococcus oralis genome containing:
- the aroA gene encoding 3-phosphoshikimate 1-carboxyvinyltransferase — translated: MKLKTNIRHLHGSIRVPGDKSISHRSIIFGSLAEGETKVYDILRGEDVLSTMQVFRDLGVEIEDKDGVITIQGVGMDGLKAPQDALDMGNSGTSIRLISGVLAGADFEVEMFGDDSLSKRPMDRVTIPLKKMGVSISGQTERDLPPLRLKGTKNLTPIHYELPIASAQVKSALIFAGLQAQGESVIIEKECTRNHTEDMLQQFGGHLSVDGKKITVQGPQKLIGQKVVVPGDISSAAFWLVAGLIVPNSRVVLQNVGINETRTGIIDIIRAMGGKLEITEIDPVAKSATLTVESSDLKGTEIGGSLIPRLIDELPIIALLATQAQGVTVIKDAEELKVKETDRIQVVADALNSMGTDITPTADGMIIKGKSRLHGARVNTFGDHRIGMMTAIAALLVADGEVELDRAEAINTSYPSFFDDLESLIHG
- a CDS encoding YlbF/YmcA family competence regulator, which encodes MSNIYDSANELSRGLRELPEYKAVKAAKDAIQADEQASKIFADYLAFQQEIQVMAQTGQMPDASFQEKMQSFSKQIQENALLSDFFAKQQQLSIYLSDIEKIVFEPVSELLK
- a CDS encoding shikimate kinase, producing the protein MAKVLLGFMGAGKSTIARGLDPDYIDMDALIEERLGMSIADFFAEKGEVAFRQVESEVLADLLKTDRVVSTGGGVVISQRNRDLLKTNPDNIYLKADFETLYQRISADRDNQRPLFLNKSKEELASIFHERQAWYEEVASRVLDVTKLSPEEIIEELR